Proteins encoded by one window of Pseudonocardia sp. HH130629-09:
- a CDS encoding YchJ family protein yields MRRRACSTTVLCPCGTGRPEDTCCAPVLAGRPAATAEALMRSRYTAFVRGDRAYLLASWHPSTRPRRLRLEPGSVWAGLEIVARSGGTMFETEGTVEFRAHRTDGVLAERSRFVREDGRWFYVDGDVG; encoded by the coding sequence ATGCGGCGTAGGGCATGCTCGACGACCGTGCTCTGCCCCTGCGGTACCGGCCGCCCCGAGGACACCTGCTGCGCCCCCGTGCTCGCCGGGCGCCCCGCCGCCACGGCGGAGGCCCTGATGCGCAGCCGCTACACCGCCTTCGTGCGGGGCGACCGCGCGTACCTGCTGGCATCGTGGCACCCGTCGACGCGACCGCGGCGGCTGCGGCTGGAGCCGGGGTCGGTGTGGGCGGGGCTGGAGATCGTCGCGCGTTCGGGCGGGACGATGTTCGAGACCGAGGGGACCGTCGAGTTCCGGGCCCACCGGACGGACGGGGTGCTGGCCGAGCGCAGCCGGTTCGTCCGGGAGGACGGGCGGTGGTTCTACGTCGACGGGGACGTCGGTTAG